From a region of the Trichoderma atroviride chromosome 6, complete sequence genome:
- a CDS encoding uncharacterized protein (TransMembrane:1 (o760-780i)) yields MATEADGEERHRPQPLVASGHDRGATPDAEHARPRKRTRRACDKCSASRTRCDGEYPCRRCEDYGYTCRYNREVKKRGRLPASATANNHKSNGSISNRRDSWASSTRRGSIIRRDSNMGHASNGSSNGNGNSRASISSPSASISSSTAARHSLTDAVDVTTATTEDDQITLQDTRQDVLHSISQPYPQSRPAPPLSVPSLIQVGIQPQMPPRSSISNPLSVNVFDGQFGDSEVALSDGSVGYPSPIDRRPHAEAPNARQHRGSFKSTPSHEQNRGSFSTNSHDAGGLMLDFFHKAPNDDCWYKFLEPILPYIRNIIPASVACDLLEIFLTDPGSSLFRVASPYILTRVFRKKSIMHPTNPRYTTPALLATILWCVAQTADVMMLHVPGTRAKIVNDLYDLATSLISERDPDRWRRIHGGLRAENETPHPRIPNPATVPKTTVNNEPAGEVDDVLTFILLSIAVSGSDFKSDCYKWWSKATRLAFSLGLNREDEQCAGPVTPCANPLCSCRKEQDGSLYNVEHREERRRVFWLLYALDRHLALSFNSALTIPDSYCEVYSPLPEAIWENLDAIPPNEMPVRTIGPPTTASGSAFFEYFLPLMAILGDIIEVHHRRRHPRLGDLDDSHSVSVIQGLLTTYELSLAALSSEGNDSGIVPLPIHTPRGMVAGMPSRSSMSHPYPPSTAPYNASDPSKMRLAKAYSTHILHVLHVLLHGKWDAISMLDDGDDWITSKRFNECASHAISASQSVSTILTIDPELTFMSYLFGIYLLQGSFILLLFADRMPQLGPNESVAQACENIIRAHEVCVVTLSTEFQKNFRTVLRSTLYSVQGAGTTNWDEHRSRRRALSLYRWTKGARGLAL; encoded by the exons ATGGCTACCGAAGCCGACGGTGAAGAGCGGCATCGCCCTCAGCCTCTCGTCGCGTCTGGCCATGACCGCGGGGCCACGCCCGATGCGGAGCACGCCCGGCCTCGGAAGCGCACCCGGAGAGCGTGCGACAAGTGCAGCGCCTCGAGGACTCGCTGTGATGGAGAATA TCCCTGTCGTCGTTGCGAAG ACTACGGATACACTTGTCGTTACAATCGCGAAGTAAAGAAACGAGGGCGTCTGCCGGCCTCGGCTACAGCAAACAATCACaagagcaatggcagcatcaGTAACCGGAGAGACTCGTGGGCTTCGTCGACCCGACGAGGAAGCATCATACGACGAGATTCCAACATGGGACAtgccagcaatggcagcagcaatggcaacggcaacTCGAGagcatccatctcgtctccATCAGCCAGTATCAGCTCCAGCACGGCTGCACGGCACTCACTCACTGACGCTGTGGATGTGACCACGGCTACCACCGAGGATGATCAGATCACTCTACAAGACACTCGACAGGATGTCCTCCATTCCATCAGCCAGCCTTATCCTCAGAGCCGGCCAGCACCGCCGCTCAGCGTCCCGTCTCTCATCCAGGTCGGAATACAACCACAAATGCCGCCACGCTCCTCCATAAGCAACCCCCTGTCTGTCAATGTCTTTGACGGACAATTTGGAGATTCTGAAGTTGCCCTGTCTGACGGAAGCGTTGGTTACCCATCGCCAATCGACAGACGGCCCCATGCCGAGGCCCCCAACGCACGCCAACACCGAGGCTCGTTCAAGTCCACCCCCAGCCATGAACAGAACCGCGGGTCGTTCAGCACAAACAGCCACGACGCAGGAGGCTTGATGCTGGATTTCTTCCACAAGGCGCCAAACGACGACTGCTGGTACAAGTTCCTCGAGCCAATTCTGCCCTACATCCGCAACATCATCCCCGCCTCCGTTGCGTGCGACTTGCTGGAAATCTTCCTGACGGATCCCGGAAGCTCGCTTTTTCGCGTTGCTTCGCCGTACATCTTGACCAGAGTCTTTCGCAAAAAGTCGATTATGCATCCGACGAACCCTCGATATACCACGCCTGCATTGCTCGCGACGATTCTGTGGTGCGTGGCGCAAACTGCtgatgtgatgatgctgcatgTGCCGGGGACAAGGGCAAAGATTGTCAATGACTTGTATGATTTGGCAACGTCTCTGATATCTGAGCGTGACCCAGATCGATGGCGGCGAATACATG GTGGTCTCAGAGCCGAAAACGAGACTCCCCATCCGCGGATCCCCAATCCCGCAACAGTGCCGAAAACTACAGTAAACAACGAACCGGCCGGTGAAGTCGACGACGTCTTGACCTTTATCctcctctccatcgccgtctCCGGCTCCGACTTCAAATCTGACTGCTACAAGTGGTGGTCAAAGGCGACGAGACTGGCCTTTTCACTCGGCCTCAATCGAGAAGACGAGCAGTGTGCCGGGCCCGTAACTCCTTGCGCGAATCCCCTCTGCTCATGTCGAAAGGAGCAGGACGGCAGCTTGTACAATGTGGAGCATCGAGAGGAACGCAGGAGAGTCTTTTGGCTTCTGTACGCTCTGGATCGGCATCTGGCCTTGTCTTTCAACTCGGCGTTGACGATTCCTGATTCTTACTGCGAAGTCTATT CCCCCCTACCTGAAGCTATTTGGGAAAATCTCGATGCCATTCCTCCCAACGAGATGCCCGTTCGCACCATTGGACCGCCAACAACGGCCTCTGGATCTGCCTTTTTCGAATACTTTTTGCCACTCATGGCTATACTTGGAGACATCATAGAGGTCCATCACAGGCGCCGTCATCCACGGCTCGGAGATTTAGACGATTCACACTCCGTGTCTGTCATCCAGGGGCTTCTGACAACATACGAACTGAGTCTCGCGGCACTCTCATCAGAAGGCAACGACAGTGGCATAGTTCCCCTGCCCATCCACACGCCAAGGGGCATGGTCGCCGGCATGCCTTCGCGGTCATCCATGTCCCATCCGTATCCGCCCTCCACAGCGCCATACAACGCAAGCGATCCGTCCAAGATGCGCCTCGCCAAGGCCTACAGCACGCACATTCTCCATGTGCTGCATGTGCTCCTCCACGGCAAATGGGATGCCATATCCATGCTGGACGACGGCGATGACTGGATCACATCTAAAAGATTCAACGAGTGCGCGTCACACGCCATTTCTGCGTCGCAGTCCGTTTCGACAATCTTAACAATCGACCCGGAGCTTACTTTTATGTCCTATCTGTTCGGCATATATCTTCTTCAGGGAAgcttcatccttcttctctttgcagACAGGATGCCTCAGCTAGGTCCGAACGAGTCGGTCGCGCAGGCATGCGAGAACATTATTCGCGCTCACGAGGTATGCGTTGTAACGCTGAGCACGGAATTTCAG AAAAACTTTCGAACAGTGCTACGGTCAACTCTCTATAGCGTCCAAGGAGCGGGAACGACGAATTGGGATGAGCATCGTTCAAGACGAAGAGCTCTGTCTCTGTACAGATGGACGAAAGGAGCCAGGGGACTGGCATTATGA
- a CDS encoding uncharacterized protein (BUSCO:EOG092D1S33) gives MVLQDLGRRINAAVSNLTREQNLDEKAFDSMLKEICAALLEADVNVRLVGQLRKSIRGAVNFKELPPAVNKKRLIQKAVFDELVKLVDPHAEPFKPKKGKSNVIMFVGLQGAGKTTTCTKLARHYQSRGLRACLVCADTFRAGAFDQLKQNATKAKIPYYGSLTETDPAAVARAGVEQFKKDKFDVIIVDTSGRHRQESALFQEMIDIQAAVNPDETIMVLDASIGQQAESQAKAFKEAADFGAIIITKTDGHAHGGGAISAVAATHTPIVFIGTGEHMLDLERFEPQRFVQKLLGMGDMAGLVEHVQSLNLNQKDTMKHIQEGIFTVRDLRDQLSNIMKMGPLSKMAGMIPGMSGLMQGMDDEEGGLKLKRMIYICDSMTDKELDSDGKMFIDEPTRMTRIARGSGTSVREVEDLLTQQRMMAGMAKKMGGNMKNMQRAQQAMGGRKQGAANGCYAETTTEHGRRGRRGRHAGYGIINEDARWRRHARWHGYASDDATDGHGRWHAWYAWYARYARYARSWPWSEVRREGCLWLCRVFGFVLSLFRSSGRLGMSRSMACC, from the exons ATGGTGTTGCAAGATCTCGGACGTCGCATCAATGCGGCGGTTTCCAACCTCACGCGCGAGCAGAATCTGGACGAAAAG GCCTTCGACTCCATGCTCAAGGAGATTTGCGCCGCTCTGCTCGAAGCCGACGTCAATGTACGACTTGTTGGCCAGCTCCGAAAATCGATCCGCGGCGCCGTCAACTTCAAAGAACTTCCGCCCGCCGTAAACAAGAAGCGTCTGATTCAAAAGGCCGTTTTCGACGAACTGGTCAAACTCGTCGACCCCCATGCCGAGCCcttcaagcccaagaagggcAAATCCAACGTCATCATGTTTGTCGGTCTGCAGGGTGCTGGTAAAACAACGACATGTACGAAGCTGGCGAGGCACTACCAGAGCAGAGGACTGCGGGCGTGCTTGGTTTGCGCCGATACCTTCCGTGCTGGTGCTTTCGATCAGCTGAAGCAGAATGcgacaaaggccaagattcCGTACTACGGTTCGCTTACGGAGACGGACCCTGCTGCGGTTGCTCGAGCCGGTGTCGAGCAGTTCAAGAAGGACAAGTTTGatgtcatcatcgtcgaTACGTCAGGTCGACACCGACAGGAATCCGCCTTGTTCCAAGAAATGATTGACATCCAGGCAGCAGTCAACCCAGACGAAACCATCATGGTGCTAGACGCATCAATAGGTCAGCAAGCCGAATCTCAAGCCAAAGCTTTCAAGGAGGCTGCCGATTTtggtgccatcatcatcaccaagaCAGACGGTCACGCGCACGGTGGTGGTGCCATTTCCGCAGTCGCCGCTACACACACACCCATTGTATTTATTGGTACTGGAGAGCACATGCTAGATCTGGAACGGTTCGAGCCTCAGCGATTTGTCCAGAAGCTATTGGGAATGGGCGACATGGCCGGCCTGGTGGAACACGTGCAAAGCCTCAACCTGAATCAAAAAGACACAATGAAGCACATTCAAGAGGGTATCTTTACAGTAAGAGACTTGCGAGACCAGCTTTCAAATATCATGAAGATGGGTCCCCTGTCAAAGATGGCCGGTATGATTCCTGGTATGAGCGGGCTGATGCAGGGTatggacgacgaagagggcGGTTTGAAGCTGAAGCGCATGATTTACATTTGTGATTCCATGACCGACAAGGAACTCGACTCTGACGGCAAGATGTTCATTGACGAACCCACCCGAATGACTCGCATTGCTCGGGGATCAGGTACCTCGGTTCGTGAGGTGGAAGATTTGCTCACACAGCAGCGGATGATGGCCggcatggccaagaagatgggTGGCAATATGAAGAACATGCAGAGAGCACAGCAGGCCATGGGGGGGCGGAAACAAGGCGCAGCAAATGGCTGCTATGCAGAAACGACTACAGAGCATGggcggcgcgggcggcgCGGGAGGCATGCCGGATATGGGATCATTAATGAAGATGCTCGGTGGCGGAGGCATGCCCGGTGGCATGGATATGCAAGCGATGATGCGACAGATGGGCATGGGCGGTGGCATGCCTGGTATGCCTGGTATGCCCGGTATGCCCGGTATGCCAGGAGCTGGCCGTGGTCGGAGGTAAGACGAGAAGGATGCTTGTGGCTGTGTCGAGTGTTTGGTTTCGTTTTATCCTTGTTTCGGAGCTCCGGTAGGTTGGGCATGTCACGGTCGATGGCTTGTTGCTAG
- a CDS encoding uncharacterized protein (SECRETED:SignalP(1-20)) translates to MFKRAASALQLLFIILPHTPIPLYNRIKLLGDVKYGIHTICSVGAKIAKPNGQDQYLRNLALKFNLKLGGNNHVVDPSRLGFIAEDKTMIVGIDVTHPSPGSKGAPSVAGVVASVDRWLGQWPSVLSVQKSRKEMVTELGIMLKSRLELWRKRGKHTAYPENIIIYRDGVSEGQYQSVLDEELPQIRAVCKEVYPAADQKKGLPRLTIAVVGKRHHTRFYPTAAADADNSGNTKSGTVVDRGVTEARNWDFFLQAHTALQGTARPGHYYVVLDEIFRQRYAKTPGKNIADEFQDLTQSMCYIFGRATKAVSYCTPAYYADILCERARCYLSHLFDSPANSAAPSVVEGSEGHAASGQDVKIHERLKNSMFYI, encoded by the coding sequence ATGTTCAAGCGTGCCGCATCGGCGCTACagctgctcttcatcatcctgccTCACACCCCCATTCCGCTATATAATCGTATCAAACTTCTGGGAGATGTCAAGTATGGCATCCATACCATCTGCAGCGTCGGCGCGAAAATTGCCAAGCCTAATGGGCAAGATCAATATCTTCGCAACCTGGCGCTCAAGTTCAACCTGAAGCTGGGCGGCAACAACCATGTCGTTGACCCTTCACGCCTGGGGTTCATTGCCGAAGACAAGACTATGATTGTAGGCATTGATGTCACTCATCCGTCTCCGGGTTCGAAGGGTGCTCCCAGTGTCGCCGGCGTGGTTGCCAGCGTAGACCGGTGGCTTGGCCAGTGGCCTTCGGTCCTCAGCGTCCAGAAAAGCCGCAAGGAGATGGTTACGGAGCTTGGCATCATGCTGAAGTCGCGCCTTGAATTGTGGCGCAAGAGGGGCAAACATACTGCCTATCCTGAAAATATCATCATTTACCGCGACGGCGTCTCAGAGGGCCAGTATCAGTCCGTGttggacgaggagctgccGCAGATACGCGCTGTTTGCAAGGAGGTTTACCCGGCTGCCGATCAAAAGAAAGGCCTGCCACGCCTGACTATCGCTGTTGTGGGAAAGCGTCATCATACGCGTTTCTATCCTACTGCagctgctgatgccgacAATTCGGGCAACACCAAATCCGGCACCGTGGTCGACCGAGGCGTGACCGAAGCCCGCAACTGGGACTTTTTCCTCCAGGCGCACACAGCGTTACAGGGCACCGCACGGCCAGGGCACTACTATGTCGTGTTGGATGAGATCTTCCGGCAGCGATATGCAAAGACGCCAGGCAAGAACATTGCGGACGAGTTCCAGGACTTGACTCAGAGCATGTGCTACATATTTGGCCGAGCCACCAAGGCTGTGAGTTACTGCACGCCCGCGTACTATGCCGACATTCTGTGTGAGCGTGCGCGGTGCTATCTCAGTCACTTGTTTGATTCGCCGGCCAATTCAGCGGCACCGTCGGTGGTGGAGGGTTCGGAGGGCCATGCGGCATCTGGGCAGGACGTAAAGATTCacgagaggctgaagaaCAGCATGTTTTACATCTGA
- a CDS encoding uncharacterized protein (TransMembrane:6 (i55-74o106-127i139-162o217-235i247-269o275-293i)), with translation MALFGRRARASPGATNGTTTTTKRRGFGFGRGGRANRRQAYAMHTRPSFGQWLKVTWLDILTMVAMGAIGLGVYEAKPAPTRSFPVTFSDGEIVWPEFGYPLRKEIVPIWLAAFLAAIIPIAVILAMQMRIRSFWDVNNGVIGLLYSLISAAVFQVFCKWLIGGLRPHFLDVCKPDLSRVTSQGLDRSGFTQIYYTRDICTGDPDEIDDSLESFPSGHTTAAFAGFVFLYLYLNAKLKVFSNYHPAMWKLIVIYAPILGAVLIGGALTIDEFHNWYDVVAGAIIGTAMAFSGYRMTYAAIWDWRFNHIPLNRGVAFPYMAGNGDLFGATFTRRVGWGSESFAGGGAGVGAAGVGSGVAHDKMGHHHNGVNGYDGVGAMGVNGHHANGVNGEYANPTVPRRAVGGTMHPHGDQMV, from the exons ATGGCGCTCTTTGGACGCAGAGCCCGAGCCTCGCCAGGGGCCACCAACGgcacgacgacgacgacgaagcgTCGAGGCTTTGGATTTGGCCGTGGTGGTCGTGCGAACCGTCGTCAGGCGTACGCGATGCACACACGTCCCAGCTTTGGACAGTGGCTCAAGGTGACATGGCTGGATATCCTGACCATGGTGGCTATGGGCGCTATTGGCCTGGGT GTCTACGAAGCCAAGCCTGCACCGACTCGATCGTTCCCCGTCACCTTTTCTGACGGCGAGATTGTCTGGCCCGAGTTTGGCTACCCCCTCCGCAAGGAGATTGTCCCCATCTGGCTCGCCGCGttcctcgccgccatcatcccCATTGCCGTCATCCTGGCGATGCAGATGCGCATCCGCTCCTTCTGGGACGTCAACAACGGCGTCATCGGCCTCTTGTACTCgctcatctccgccgccgtcttccAGGTCTTTTGCAAGTGGCTCATCGGCGGCCTGCGCCCTCACTTCCTCGACGTGTGCAAGCCGGACCTGAGCCGCGTCACCAGCCAAGGCCTCGACAGGAGCGGCTTCACGCAAATCTACTACACGCGCGACATCTGCACCGGCGACCCGGACGAGATTGACGACAGCCTGGAGTCGTTCCCCAGCGGCCATACGACGGCGGCCTTTGCGGGCTTTGTGTtcctgtacctgtacctcaacgccaagctcaaggtcTTCTCCAACTACCACCCGGCCATGTGGAAGCTCATTGTCATCTACGCGCCCATCCTCGGCGCGGTGCTCATCGGCGGCGCACTCACAATCGACGAGTTCCACAACTGGTACGACGTCGTggccggcgccatcatcggcacggccatggccttttcgGGATACCGCATGACGTACGCGGCCATCTGGGACTGGCGCTTCAACCACATCCCGCTGAACCGCGGCGTGGCGTTTCCGTACATGGCCGGCAACGGCGATTTGTTTGGCGCGACGTTTACGAGGCGCGTGGGGTGGGGGAGCGAGAGCTTTGCGGGAGGCGGAGCTGGCGTTGGGGCTGCTGGAGTTGGATCTGGGGTTGCTCATGACAAGATGGGACACCATCACAATGGCGTGAATGGATATGATGGCGTTGGGGCGATGGGAGTCAATGGACACCATGCGAATGGGGTGAATGGCGAGTATGCGAACCCGACGGTGCCGAGACGGGCGGTTGGGGGGACGATGCATCCTCATGGCGATCAGATGGTGTAA
- a CDS encoding uncharacterized protein (EggNog:ENOG41) codes for MGGVPSIPTDKSRTVQVISAGYSRTGTVSMALALEKLLDGPVMHGGNAFVWPRGR; via the coding sequence ATGGGCGGAGTGCCGTCCATCCCCACCGACAAAAGCCGGACCGTGCAGGTCATCAGCGCCGGCTACTCGCGCACCGGCACCGTGTCCAtggccctggccctggagaagctgcttgaCGGACCGGTCATGCACGGGGGGAACGCATTTGTTTGGCCGAGAGGACGGTGA
- a CDS encoding uncharacterized protein (EggNog:ENOG41~TransMembrane:1 (i186-209o)) has protein sequence MPAYAKLWCDIFANRHNKPVLMKLLREATAGFVALTDNPSIVFVSELAELYPDAKVIVVERDADRWMKSMESLLEGANMDTWWFVKLLVWPCPTWRWAPIFLQGVQDCDEEHFGMSWNKGWSAETLSVYNGWVRKNIAPERLLTMELKDGWEPLAKFLGKPVPDEPFPHANDGETMRKYAKSVFRTATLVWVGIVGSAAMGASITYMAWKRW, from the exons ATGCCAGCATATGCCAAGCTCTGGTGTGACATCTTTGCCAACCGCCACAACAAGCCCGTCCTGATGAAGCTGCTCCGAGAGGCCACCGCCGGCTTCGTCGCCCTCACCGATAATCCCTCCATTGTCTTTGTCTCggagctggccgagctgtATCCCGACGCCAAGGTGATTGTTGTTGAGCGCGACGCTGACCGCTGGATGAAGAGCATGGAGTCCTTGCTCGAGGGGGCCAACATGGACACTTGGTGGttcgtcaagctgctggtGTGGCCTTGTCCAACGTGGAGGTGGGCGCCCATCTTTTTGCAGGGGGTTCAAGACTG CGACGAGGAGCATTTTGGAATGTCATGGAACAAGGGATGGTCTGCTG AAACTCTGTCCGTATACAACGGCTGGGTTCGCAAAAACATCGCCCCAGAGAGGCTCCTCACCATGGAGCTCAAGGACGGCTGGGAGCCGCTGGCCAAGTTTCTCGGCAAGCCGGTTCCCGACGAGCCGTTTCCTCACGCCAACGACGGCGAGACGATGCGGAAATACGCCAAGAGCGTATTCCGCACGGCGACGCTCGTGTGGGTGGGCATTGTGGGCAGCGCAGCGATGGGAGCGAGCATCACGTATATGGCGTGGAAGAGGTGGTGA